One genomic region from Danio aesculapii chromosome 24, fDanAes4.1, whole genome shotgun sequence encodes:
- the rheb gene encoding GTP-binding protein Rheb, with the protein MPQPKSRKIAVLGYRSVGKSSLTIQFVEGQFVDSYDPTIENTFTKMITVNGQEYHLQLVDTAGQDEYSIFPQTYSIDINGYILVYSVTSNKRCEHTPDTQVPIMLVGNKKDLHMERVISCEEGKALAESWNAAFMESSAKENQTAVEVFKRIILEAEKMDGGAPQGRTPCSMM; encoded by the exons GGAAATCCTCTTTGACGATACAGTTTGTGGAAGGTCAGTTTGTCGACTCCTATGACCCCACTATTGAAAACA CGTTCACTAAAATGATCACAGTCAATGGTCAGGAGTATCACCTGCAGCTCGTGGACACAGCCggacag GACGAATACTCGATCTTCCCTCAGACGTACTCGATAGACATCAACGGCTACATTCTGGTTTATTCTGTCACATCAAATAAAAGGTGCGAACACACACCTGACACACA AGTACCCATAATGCTGGTGGGCAATAAGAAAGACCTGCACATGGAGCG agtgaTCAGCTGTGAAGAAGGTAAAGCTCTGGCAGAATCGTGGAACGCAGCGTTCATGGAGTCCTCAGCCAAAGAGAACCAG ACGGCGGTGGAGGTGTTCAAGAGGATCATCCTGGAGGCTGAAAAGATGGATGGAGGAGCTCCACAGGGCCGGACGCCCTGCTCCATGATGTAG